The proteins below come from a single Balaenoptera acutorostrata chromosome 2, mBalAcu1.1, whole genome shotgun sequence genomic window:
- the PCDHB1 gene encoding protocadherin beta-1, which translates to MAIARRKLLQSRQVGSLLLFLCLSVGGAAAIRYSVAEEMESGSFVANVAKDLGLEVGKLAARGARLVSEGNILHFRLHRKTGDLFVKEKLDRESLCGKADPCVLEFEIVLVEPLQSFRVQVRVFDINDNAPVFLNKEPLLKIPESTPLGSRFPLQSAQDLDVGLNGLQNYTLSTSEYFHLHTRFRSHGPKYAELVLDKPLDREEQPEVNLTITAVDGGSPPKSGTAHIRVQVLDVNDHVPQFSRLVYRAQVPENSANGSLVATVTATDLDEGSNKEITYSLAQNPEVILQTFQIDSETGEVRLRGSLDFEAIETYDIDIQATDGGGLSAHSKVLVEVVDVNDNPPEVTVSSVSSPLPEDSPLQTVVALFSIRDRDIRVGGKITCFLKEDLPFAVKRTFRNSYSLVTDRGMDQEEVSGYNITLVAMDTGTPTLSSETVIEVLISDINDNPPVFQEDSYILTVPENNSPAVFIGKVHAEDLDLGENAQITYSLLPPKSGDLSVFAYISINSDNGKLYALRTMDFEAIQDFQFVVKATDGGFLSLSSQVTVRVVVLDDNDNCPMILYPLQNGTLPCNDLVPRSAEAGYLVTKVVAVDGDSGQNSWLSYHLFKATDPGLFSVQQKNGEIRTLRQISERDPTMQKLIVLVQDHGQPALSTTASLNILLVDGFSEPYLQFRDPFKHPTRVNPSTKYLVISLAVLSFLFLLSVTVIFITHICQKIKYREKFTIQEHFYDDCNFSNNLVQGEASGSISQPCPYEVSSATGTGNSEFWFLKHLMPNFPFPHGTGEVKTEAGSSLPPDSDRNRSWGSEGHAQVSDDYM; encoded by the coding sequence ATGGCGATTGCACGCAGAAAACTCTTGCAAAGCAGGCAAGTGGGCTCGCTTCTCCTTTTTCTGTGCTTATCTGTGGGGGGTGCGGCGGCCATCCGCTATTCGGTGGCAGAGGAGATGGAGAGTGGTTCGTTTGTAGCTAACGTGGCTAAGGACTTGGGGCTGGAGGTAGGGAAGCTGGCTGCGCGCGGGGCGCGGCTCGTTTCCGAGGGCAATATACTGCATTTCCGGCTGCACCGCAAGACAGGAGATCTGTTCGTGAAGGAGAAACTGGATCGGGAGTCACTTTGCGGCAAAGCCGATCCATGCGTTCTGGAGTTTGAAATAGTCCTGGTGGAGCCACTGCAGTCCTTTCGCGTGCAGGTCAGGGTATTTGATATCAATGACAATGCCCCGGTTTTCCTAAACAAGGAGCCTCTTTTAAAGATTCCGGAGAGCACCCCCCTGGGTTCACGGTTTCCTCTGCAGAGCGCGCAGGATCTGGACGTCGGCCTCAACGGTCTCCAAAACTACACCTTGAGCACCAGTGAGTATTTCCACCTGCACACCCGCTTCCGCAGCCATGGGCCCAAGTATGCCGAGCTAGTGCTGGATAAACCCCTGGACAGAGAGGAGCAGCCTGAAGTCAACCTGACAATTACAGCTGTGGACGGAGGGTCTCCGCCCAAGTCTGGCACTGCCCACATCCGCGTGCAGGTTCTGGATGTCAATGATCACGTGCCCCAATTCTCTCGACTGGTGTACCGCGCTCAGGTACCGGAAAACAGTGCCAATGGTTCTTTGGTGGCTACAGTGACTGCCACCGACCTAGACGAGGGCTCCAACAAGGAGATAACTTACTCTTTAGCGCAAAACCCAGAAGTAATTCTCCAGACGTTTCAGATTGACTCTGAAACTGGAGAGGTTCGACTAAGAGGGTCCCTAGATTTTGAAGCGATTGAAACATATGACATTGACATTCAAGCTACCGACGGAGGAGGCCTCTCTGCCCACAGCAAAGTCCTGGTGGAGGTGGTGGATGTTAATGACAATCCTCCTGAAGTTACAGTCTCCTCTGTGTCCAGCCCTCTCCCTGAGGACTCTCCACTACAGACGGTAGTGGCCCTTTTCTCTATCAGAGACCGGGACATTCGAGTGGGAGGAAAAATCACTTGCTTCCTCAAAGAAGACCTTCCCTTTGCAGTCAAACGTACATTCAGGAATTCCTACTCACTGGTCACTGACAGAGGCATGGATCAGGAGGAGGTCTCTGGCTATAATATCACCCTTGTTGCCATGGATACTGGAACACCCACCCTGTCCTCGGAGACTGTGATAGAGGTGCTAATATCTGACATTAATGACAATCCCCCAGTATTTCAGGAAGATTCCTACATCTTGACTGTTCCAGAAAATAACAGCCCTGCAGTTTTTATTGGCAAAGTCCATGCTGAGGATCTAGATTTGGGTGAGAATGCCCAAATAACATATTCTCTGCTGCCTCCAAAAAGTGGAGATCTATCAGTCTTTGCTTACATCTCCATAAATTCAGACAATGGGAAACTCTATGCACTGAGAACTATGGATTTTGAAGCCATTCAAGATTTTCAGTTTGTGGTAAAGGCAACTGATGGGGGCTTCCTGTCACTGAGTAGCCAGGTTACTGTCAGAGTGGTTGTCCTGGATGACAATGATAACTGCCCAATGATCTTGTACCCACTGCAAAATGGCACCTTGCCCTGCAATGACCTGGTGCCTAGGTCTGCAGAGGCAGGCTACCTGGTGACTAAGGTGGTGGCTGTGGATGGTGACTCAGGTCAGAATTCCTGGCTTTCATATCATCTATTTAAGGCCACTGACCCTGGGTTATTCTCTGTTCAACAAAAAAATGGGGAAATCCGTACATTGCGGCAGATATCTGAGAGAGACCCCACGATGCAGAAACTGATCGTTCTTGTTCAGGATCACGGCCAACCAGCTCTTTCTACTACTGCCTCACTTAATATCCTCCTGGTAGATGGCTTTTCTGAGCCCTATCTGCAGTTCCGGGATCCATTCAAGCATCCTACAAGGGTAAATCCATCCACTAAATATTTGGTCATTTCTCTGGCtgtgctttcctttctctttctcctctctgtcACAGTGATCTTCATTACACATATCTGCCAGAagattaaatacagagaaaagttCACAATTCAAGAGCATTTCTATGATGACTGTAATTTCTCTAACAACCTGGTACAAGGAGAAGCCAGTGGATCCATATCCCAGCCTTGTCCCTATGAAGTGTCCTCAGCCACTGGCACTGGCAATAGTGAATTCTGGTTTCTTAAGCACCTTATGCccaacttccccttcccccatgGCACTGGAGAGGTAAAAACGGAGGCTGGCTCCAGTTTACCACCAGATTCTGATAGAAATAGGTCTTGGGGGTCAGAGGGCCATGCCCAAGTATCTGATGACTATATGTAG